The following coding sequences are from one Deltaproteobacteria bacterium window:
- the rpsU gene encoding 30S ribosomal protein S21 — MEVKVYDNDIEKALKILKNKLSKSGLFKELKLRRAYEKPSVKKKRKAIEARRRYAKVQRRRSY; from the coding sequence TTGGAAGTAAAAGTATACGATAATGATATAGAAAAGGCCTTAAAAATCCTCAAGAACAAACTATCAAAAAGCGGGTTGTTCAAGGAACTCAAATTACGCAGAGCCTATGAAAAACCTTCAGTGAAGAAGAAGCGGAAAGCAATCGAGGCGCGAAGACGTTACGCAAAGGTTCAGCGGCGCAGAAGCTACTGA
- a CDS encoding TIGR00730 family Rossman fold protein: protein MDERQYLVDALSIEESWRIFRIMAEFVDAIESLSQLKHAVTIFGSARVRPDDPYYEKSEYLARRLAENGFSVITGGGPGIMEAANKGAAAAGGKSVGMNIRLPYEQKPNPYANIVIEYKYFFIRKVMFIKYAVAYVILPGGFGTMDELFEALTLIQTKRIKGFPVILMGSEYWQGLVDWLKNTMLQNDKITPGDLDIIQVIDDPDEVVKHIKKFVIL, encoded by the coding sequence ATGGATGAAAGACAATACCTGGTTGATGCTCTATCCATCGAGGAGTCCTGGCGGATATTTCGCATCATGGCCGAATTTGTGGATGCCATTGAAAGCCTCTCCCAATTGAAACACGCTGTCACTATTTTCGGATCGGCAAGGGTACGTCCTGACGATCCATACTACGAAAAGTCAGAGTACCTTGCCAGGAGGCTTGCCGAGAATGGCTTCAGCGTAATTACAGGAGGAGGCCCCGGAATCATGGAAGCGGCCAATAAGGGGGCGGCGGCGGCAGGGGGCAAATCGGTAGGAATGAATATCCGTCTCCCCTATGAGCAGAAACCGAACCCATATGCCAACATTGTCATCGAGTATAAATATTTTTTCATCCGTAAGGTGATGTTTATTAAATATGCTGTAGCCTATGTGATCCTGCCGGGGGGCTTCGGAACCATGGATGAGCTCTTTGAGGCTCTGACCTTGATTCAGACAAAAAGAATAAAGGGCTTTCCCGTAATTTTGATGGGGAGCGAGTACTGGCAAGGCTTAGTTGACTGGTTAAAAAACACCATGCTTCAAAACGACAAAATTACACCGGGTGATCTCGATATTATCCAGGTCATTGACGATCCCGACGAAGTAGTCAAGCATATTAAAAAATTTGTCATTCTCTAA
- the holA gene encoding DNA polymerase III subunit delta, translated as MDFEKVLTDIKKGKGDPSSCYLLYGEEEYLVKDALNRLIAIILPTGDRDLNLFFMDGENEDIDSLCETILTPPLIPGKKVVVVRNTRLFQSRSILPEITQKIRHHFENDPDMAAKYFMQLLKITGWNLDDLRDGGWKKITDDDWQRTVEGDSGHDRETWIPGLIEICVSRGMDVRQRRDDKERIEDVLKSGIPEGNHLIMTAEAVDKRKRLFKIISENGIILHFSQVKGEMKQKNVLMETAKDILAKSGKKMTPGAWIAIGRKTGFTLTDSMGALEMLITYTGERMLIEESDVEEVVGKTKEDTVFDLTRALVDKDLNTVLLNMKDLFDQGVNHLLILSMIAREIRFLLHAKIFISSGTINSFHAKMEYDMFQKTVYPIIHEWINHTGKKGGKGDLGSQHPYVIYNSLKNSYRFSYEHLVKYLEDLVDMDIAFKTTAKDPKILLERFIVNICTSNH; from the coding sequence ATGGATTTCGAAAAGGTACTGACGGATATTAAAAAAGGGAAAGGAGACCCTTCTTCCTGTTATCTCCTGTATGGTGAAGAAGAATATCTCGTCAAGGATGCCCTGAATAGACTCATAGCGATTATCCTACCCACAGGCGACAGAGATCTGAATCTCTTTTTTATGGATGGAGAAAACGAAGACATAGACAGCCTGTGCGAAACCATACTGACGCCCCCCCTCATTCCCGGAAAAAAGGTTGTAGTAGTAAGGAATACCCGCCTTTTTCAATCCAGAAGTATCCTGCCCGAAATAACACAAAAAATTCGCCATCATTTTGAAAACGATCCCGACATGGCAGCAAAGTACTTCATGCAATTACTGAAGATCACGGGCTGGAACCTCGATGATCTCAGGGACGGAGGATGGAAAAAAATAACAGACGACGACTGGCAGAGAACTGTTGAAGGAGACAGCGGACATGATCGGGAAACCTGGATTCCGGGATTAATCGAGATTTGTGTAAGCCGCGGAATGGATGTGAGACAACGCAGGGATGACAAGGAGCGCATCGAAGATGTTCTAAAAAGCGGCATCCCGGAAGGAAATCACCTGATCATGACCGCAGAGGCGGTGGACAAAAGAAAGAGGCTTTTCAAGATCATATCGGAAAATGGAATAATCCTTCACTTTTCCCAGGTTAAGGGAGAAATGAAACAGAAAAATGTCTTGATGGAAACGGCCAAGGATATTTTAGCGAAAAGCGGTAAAAAAATGACGCCGGGTGCCTGGATTGCAATCGGCAGAAAAACCGGCTTTACCCTCACCGATTCCATGGGAGCCCTCGAAATGTTAATTACCTACACGGGCGAGCGGATGTTGATTGAGGAGTCGGATGTCGAAGAGGTAGTCGGAAAAACAAAAGAAGATACGGTATTCGATTTAACAAGGGCACTCGTTGATAAAGATCTGAACACGGTCCTCTTGAACATGAAAGATCTTTTTGATCAGGGTGTCAACCATCTGTTAATACTGTCGATGATAGCGAGGGAAATAAGATTTCTCCTCCATGCCAAGATATTTATCAGTTCGGGCACAATTAACTCCTTTCATGCGAAAATGGAATACGACATGTTCCAGAAGACCGTTTATCCGATCATTCATGAATGGATAAACCATACAGGAAAAAAGGGGGGGAAAGGGGATCTTGGTAGCCAGCATCCCTATGTTATCTATAATTCTCTAAAAAATTCGTATCGATTCTCGTATGAGCATCTGGTAAAATACCTTGAAGACCTCGTCGATATGGACATTGCCTTCAAAACAACAGCGAAAGATCCGAAGATTCTGCTGGAACGATTCATCGTGAATATCTGCACATCTAATCATTGA